From a single Candidatus Eremiobacteraceae bacterium genomic region:
- a CDS encoding pitrilysin family protein → MLRRLVAVVSVAVIFVAVAQTAARAGSAMLARATLPNGLRIIAVRDSLAPVVAVEMNYLVGSQDDPPDVPGMAHAQEHMMFRGSTGVSGAQLASIAAAMGGDLNGMTQATATQYIFTVPANALDIVLHVEADRMRGVIDSQSDWVKERGAIEQEVSSDVSNPIYRARQALLGNMFAGTPYAQPGVGTRKAFDALTSAGLKSYYDTWYRPNNAVLVVVGDVDPDSVVADATTLFAGIRPAPVPPHPSFALPAPKLADVAFDTDLPYGIALVAYRFPGSDSPDFAAARVLADVISDERSPFFSGLPFDKVYNASFLIDDMPKASLGIAEGLALQPKDVPDVERAVVTNLGAATRAGFNAELVDDAKLKEISHDLFRRSSIQGLAEVWSEAVAIEGRNSPDEDIAAIKAVNADDVNRVAAKYLNASTEISADLTPKQSGAPVPADAFGANESFAPKAAKPLPPPPWAAAVVNSTDVPPSTLSPVDSTLDNGMRVIVQAVPGSGSVIVRGEVQNDPDIEAPLGKEGVSLMLDQLFTAGPSNESTYNFFTDIGQIGADEHAGSSFSLQVPAVSFDRGMALLASNELQPSLPSARFALVRTAVADRVLGLSQTPEFLAEQSLYSALYPKDDVVQRTASPASVQDLSLSDVRAYFNATIRPDLTTIVVVGDVDPGHALDFIKQHFSKWKASGPVPATTLPPVPPNKPSAMSVPALGSVQDSVTFAETLAVVNGTPDYDALTLGDQMLASEFYASRLYRDLREQSGLVYYVSTAFEQDGGRYTYRVRWGCDPQNVSKVAGIVQRDLQAMQSAPPTADELLRAKALAIRELPLREASQAGIAAILLERAGYGLPLDDAAAEKRYLLVTAPQIAAAFGKWIRPGGFVQVVQGPPPL, encoded by the coding sequence ATGCTTCGTCGCCTAGTCGCTGTCGTCAGCGTCGCCGTCATTTTCGTCGCTGTGGCGCAGACCGCGGCGCGGGCCGGGTCCGCGATGCTCGCGCGAGCGACCTTGCCGAACGGTCTCCGCATCATCGCCGTGCGTGACTCGCTCGCTCCGGTCGTCGCCGTCGAGATGAACTATCTCGTCGGATCGCAGGACGATCCACCGGACGTGCCCGGAATGGCGCACGCGCAAGAACACATGATGTTCCGGGGCAGCACCGGCGTTTCGGGAGCGCAACTTGCGAGCATCGCCGCGGCGATGGGCGGCGATCTCAATGGCATGACCCAGGCCACTGCGACCCAATACATATTCACGGTTCCCGCAAACGCCCTCGACATCGTCTTGCACGTCGAAGCGGACCGGATGCGCGGCGTCATCGATTCGCAATCCGACTGGGTCAAGGAGCGCGGCGCGATCGAACAAGAAGTTTCGTCAGACGTCTCCAACCCGATCTACCGCGCTCGCCAAGCACTGCTCGGCAACATGTTCGCCGGTACGCCGTACGCGCAACCCGGTGTGGGAACGCGCAAAGCCTTTGATGCGCTCACGAGTGCCGGCCTGAAGAGTTACTACGACACATGGTATCGCCCGAACAATGCGGTGCTCGTCGTCGTCGGCGACGTCGACCCGGACTCGGTCGTGGCGGACGCGACCACGCTGTTCGCGGGCATCCGGCCGGCCCCGGTTCCGCCCCATCCATCGTTTGCTCTGCCCGCTCCCAAGCTCGCAGACGTCGCCTTCGACACCGATCTGCCATACGGCATCGCGCTCGTCGCCTATCGTTTCCCGGGCAGCGACAGTCCGGACTTTGCCGCCGCTCGCGTGCTCGCCGACGTCATCTCCGACGAACGCTCGCCGTTCTTCTCCGGCCTGCCGTTCGACAAAGTGTACAACGCATCGTTTCTGATCGACGACATGCCAAAGGCCAGCTTGGGCATCGCTGAAGGGCTCGCGCTGCAGCCGAAGGATGTGCCGGACGTCGAACGCGCCGTGGTCACCAATCTCGGCGCCGCGACGCGCGCCGGCTTCAACGCGGAATTGGTCGACGATGCGAAGCTCAAAGAGATATCGCACGATCTTTTCCGGCGCTCGTCGATTCAAGGTTTGGCCGAAGTTTGGAGTGAGGCGGTCGCCATCGAAGGGCGCAATTCTCCCGACGAGGACATAGCGGCGATCAAAGCGGTGAACGCGGACGACGTGAACCGCGTGGCCGCGAAGTACTTGAACGCGAGCACGGAAATATCGGCGGACCTCACGCCGAAGCAATCCGGCGCACCGGTACCGGCAGACGCATTCGGCGCCAACGAATCGTTCGCGCCCAAAGCGGCCAAGCCGCTCCCACCGCCGCCCTGGGCTGCCGCTGTCGTGAACTCCACCGACGTGCCGCCTTCAACGCTTAGTCCGGTCGACTCCACGTTGGACAACGGCATGCGCGTGATCGTGCAGGCGGTACCGGGCAGCGGCTCGGTGATCGTCCGCGGTGAAGTGCAAAACGATCCCGACATAGAGGCGCCGCTCGGCAAAGAAGGCGTCTCGCTGATGCTCGATCAGCTCTTCACAGCCGGACCATCGAACGAATCCACGTATAATTTCTTCACGGATATCGGGCAGATCGGCGCCGACGAACATGCGGGCTCGTCGTTCTCACTCCAAGTGCCCGCCGTCAGCTTCGATCGGGGCATGGCGCTTCTCGCGAGCAACGAGCTGCAGCCGTCGCTGCCTTCAGCGCGCTTCGCGCTCGTGCGCACTGCGGTCGCCGATCGCGTCCTGGGCCTGAGCCAGACGCCCGAGTTCCTTGCCGAACAATCTCTGTACTCCGCGCTCTATCCCAAAGACGATGTCGTGCAGCGCACCGCCTCGCCGGCGAGCGTCCAAGATCTTTCGCTCAGCGACGTCCGCGCCTACTTCAACGCCACGATCCGACCCGATCTCACCACGATCGTCGTCGTCGGCGACGTCGATCCCGGGCACGCGCTCGACTTTATCAAGCAGCATTTCAGCAAATGGAAGGCGAGCGGTCCGGTGCCGGCCACCACACTGCCGCCCGTGCCGCCCAATAAGCCGTCGGCGATGTCGGTGCCGGCATTGGGAAGCGTTCAGGACAGCGTCACGTTCGCGGAAACCTTAGCCGTGGTGAACGGCACGCCCGATTACGATGCGCTAACGCTCGGCGACCAGATGCTTGCGTCGGAATTCTACGCTAGCCGTCTGTATCGCGATCTGCGCGAGCAATCGGGACTCGTCTACTACGTCTCGACGGCATTCGAACAGGATGGCGGGCGTTATACGTACCGCGTGCGCTGGGGTTGCGATCCGCAGAACGTGTCGAAGGTCGCCGGAATCGTGCAGCGCGACTTGCAGGCCATGCAGTCGGCGCCGCCGACCGCCGACGAACTGCTGCGCGCCAAGGCTTTAGCCATACGCGAACTGCCGCTGCGTGAAGCCAGCCAGGCGGGGATCGCAGCGATTCTATTGGAGCGCGCCGGTTACGGTTTGCCGCTCGACGATGCGGCGGCGGAAAAACGGTACCTGCTCGTGACCGCGCCGCAGATCGCTGCCGCGTTCGGCAAGTGGATCCGGCCCGGCGGATTCGTGCAAGTCGTTCAGGGGCCGCCTCCCCTCTAG
- a CDS encoding anhydro-N-acetylmuramic acid kinase: MRVLGLMSGTSMDGIDAAIVKIGAGKHAGSVAVDLEAFATTPYPRDMRSSLEALIASDSSAKAPHLVVRDLCALNFAIGEAFAAAALSIAGDKLGSVDLIGSHGQTVYHLPDDDGVSGFVRSTLQVGEPAVIAARTGITCVADFRVADIAAGGQGAPLVSYADFLLLRDATEDRVALNVGGIANLTVLPAGAGLDGIRAFDIGPGNVLIDLAVAHFTGGAKRYDDRGAIAASSAVWPPLLDWLQSHPYFARSSPKTTGRETFGAAYFRKILDAARGFGATGDQTIASLTACAAAQIAKSVPASTDRVIASGGGASNDALMANLRSALAERFPSPPVVSLSDEFGMPADAKEAMAFAMLARETVLGRPGNAPGATGARRPVILGKIVLGDNFSELVKMIYEPAGL, from the coding sequence ATGCGCGTCTTGGGTTTGATGTCCGGCACGTCGATGGACGGCATCGACGCCGCGATCGTGAAGATCGGCGCGGGCAAGCACGCCGGCAGTGTCGCGGTCGATCTCGAGGCATTTGCGACCACGCCATATCCGCGCGATATGCGATCGTCGCTTGAGGCACTGATCGCGAGCGATAGTTCCGCGAAGGCGCCGCATCTCGTCGTGCGCGACTTGTGCGCGTTGAACTTCGCGATCGGCGAAGCGTTCGCGGCAGCCGCACTCAGCATTGCGGGCGACAAGCTCGGTTCGGTCGATCTCATCGGGTCGCACGGTCAGACCGTTTATCACCTTCCCGACGACGATGGTGTGTCCGGCTTTGTCCGTTCGACGCTTCAAGTCGGAGAGCCGGCAGTCATCGCCGCCCGGACCGGCATCACGTGCGTCGCCGACTTCCGCGTCGCCGACATCGCCGCGGGGGGACAGGGCGCGCCGCTGGTTTCGTATGCGGATTTTCTTCTGTTGCGCGATGCGACGGAAGATCGCGTCGCGCTGAACGTCGGCGGCATCGCAAATCTCACGGTGCTGCCGGCGGGCGCCGGCCTGGATGGGATTCGCGCGTTCGATATCGGACCCGGCAACGTGCTCATCGATCTGGCGGTCGCGCATTTCACGGGCGGCGCCAAACGTTACGACGACCGGGGCGCTATCGCCGCGAGCTCTGCGGTCTGGCCGCCTCTGCTCGATTGGCTGCAGAGCCATCCATATTTCGCGCGCAGTTCTCCGAAGACGACGGGCCGCGAAACATTCGGCGCAGCGTACTTCAGAAAGATTCTCGATGCGGCGCGCGGCTTCGGCGCGACCGGCGATCAGACAATCGCTTCGCTGACGGCCTGTGCTGCAGCGCAGATCGCAAAATCGGTGCCTGCGTCCACCGACAGGGTCATCGCGAGCGGCGGGGGCGCTTCCAACGATGCCCTGATGGCGAACCTGCGCTCAGCGCTCGCAGAGCGTTTTCCCTCGCCGCCGGTCGTCTCGCTCTCCGATGAATTCGGCATGCCCGCCGACGCAAAAGAAGCGATGGCCTTTGCGATGCTCGCGCGCGAGACTGTTCTTGGACGCCCCGGCAACGCGCCCGGCGCGACCGGTGCACGGCGGCCGGTCATCCTCGGCAAAATCGTGCTGGGCGATAACTTTAGTGAGCTTGTCAAGATGATATATGAACCGGCAGGGCTCTAA
- a CDS encoding S-layer homology domain-containing protein: protein MKHWIRYAMAILLCVISIGRAIPAAAAGDASNPFTDVSPSDPAFQAIVRLHDAGYLQGYPDGYFHGSRPITRYEMAILVDRVVSEMEFQLDNPAGAMKVTQRSVADAKILLDTYGADIKDLQTKEAALDKTVSGMAATLDRAQVHLYAYVRAPGTYTETVNAFGPTGTPFKRSTAVSDGVSTYNEGTNSRGTGLQVIRLSLTGNLDKQSSYVIRIENKNYYGQANVNGLDTVTPTTNSYNDQGLLRINYAYLKYNFKNSPLYVIGGKYGASGDLGLAFSNDYFNGAQLGASGRVNGFVGFGQQNGPDLGSTSPFAYVPTGTASAGATPFTQFAWMSHVGWTATPQLSLGANILDQSALPQKVWSSTKKTFASFNQPLAAGSIAATYKFSPSASVAIEGLQRFGNDPTTNSAWQDRRALWVQGLLGKSAAADGNTYGELGYAGTGANSVINGNTGLNGTPFYTYYYTGQANDRRMTYGSLYHYVGNNLRVGLTYLNWGLNVPEPLVPSTSIPKGSYLGTNDNRALFL from the coding sequence GTGAAACACTGGATACGATACGCGATGGCGATATTGCTTTGCGTGATCTCGATCGGCCGCGCCATACCGGCAGCCGCAGCCGGGGACGCGAGCAATCCATTCACCGACGTATCTCCCTCGGATCCGGCATTTCAGGCTATCGTCAGACTCCACGACGCGGGCTATCTGCAGGGATATCCCGACGGCTACTTCCACGGCAGCCGGCCCATCACGCGCTACGAAATGGCGATACTCGTCGACCGCGTCGTCAGCGAGATGGAGTTCCAGTTGGACAATCCGGCCGGCGCGATGAAAGTCACGCAGCGCTCGGTGGCCGACGCCAAGATCTTGCTGGACACATACGGCGCGGACATCAAAGATCTGCAAACCAAAGAGGCCGCGCTCGACAAGACCGTCAGCGGCATGGCCGCGACGCTCGATCGCGCGCAGGTCCATCTTTACGCGTACGTCCGCGCGCCGGGCACGTATACAGAAACCGTCAACGCCTTCGGCCCGACCGGCACGCCCTTCAAGCGAAGCACCGCGGTCAGCGACGGCGTGTCCACATATAATGAAGGTACGAACTCGCGCGGCACGGGCCTGCAGGTCATCCGGTTGAGCCTGACCGGAAATCTTGACAAGCAATCGAGCTACGTCATCCGTATCGAGAACAAGAACTATTACGGCCAAGCCAACGTCAATGGCTTAGACACCGTCACGCCGACCACGAACTCCTACAACGATCAAGGCTTGTTGCGCATCAACTACGCGTACTTGAAGTACAACTTCAAGAACTCGCCTCTCTACGTCATAGGCGGCAAGTACGGCGCGAGCGGCGATCTGGGTCTTGCCTTTTCGAATGACTACTTCAACGGCGCGCAGCTCGGTGCTTCGGGCCGCGTGAACGGTTTCGTGGGCTTCGGTCAACAAAACGGCCCCGATCTCGGCAGCACCTCGCCGTTCGCCTACGTGCCGACGGGCACAGCGTCAGCCGGAGCCACGCCGTTCACGCAATTCGCGTGGATGTCGCACGTCGGTTGGACCGCCACGCCGCAGCTCAGCCTAGGCGCCAACATTCTCGATCAGTCCGCTCTCCCGCAAAAGGTGTGGTCGTCCACGAAGAAAACCTTTGCCAGCTTCAACCAGCCGCTTGCCGCGGGTTCCATCGCCGCGACGTACAAGTTCTCGCCGTCGGCGTCGGTGGCGATCGAAGGATTGCAGCGCTTCGGCAACGATCCGACGACCAATTCGGCATGGCAGGATCGGCGCGCCCTTTGGGTCCAAGGGCTGCTCGGAAAAAGCGCTGCCGCCGACGGCAACACCTACGGCGAGCTGGGTTATGCCGGCACCGGAGCTAATTCGGTGATCAACGGAAACACCGGCCTCAACGGCACGCCGTTCTACACGTACTACTACACGGGGCAAGCCAACGACCGCCGCATGACGTACGGCAGCCTCTACCACTACGTAGGCAACAACTTGCGAGTGGGGCTCACGTACCTCAACTGGGGTCTGAACGTTCCCGAGCCGCTGGTTCCGAGCACATCGATCCCGAAGGGTTCGTATTTGGGAACAAACGACAATCGCGCTCTGTTCCTC
- a CDS encoding pitrilysin family protein translates to MNLRPLSFATAFAVILSCFFAPSAAFAETGVTRATLANGLRVIVVQNSLAPVVTVMDNYQVGADETPAGFPGMAHAQEHMAFRGCAGITADQTAAIFAQLGGDGDADTQQNVTQYFETVPAQDLGVALHVDSACMRDIVDAQDQWNEESGPIQQEVAQDLSNPIYKFLTRLNADMFAGTPYAHDALGTRPSFNATTGTLLKKFFRQWYGPNNAILVIAGDVDPQSTLAMVRSMYGDIPRRATPARPTVTLSAVKADTFDLDSDLPVKLSVISYRFPGTSSRDYAAARILSDVLGSQRADIYALGPSGKALNAGFQMFESYPKASIGAAVAVLAPDADAKPIDDQIKSIIAQYVKGGLPPELVDAAKRNEIASAEFNRTSIDGLAGAWSQAVAAEGRTSPDEGVAALAAVTSADVNRVARVYLKGAVVAASLNPTRSGAATAQSGFGGKEITTVAPSKPVVLPDWATNALSSLSVPPSTLHPYDTTLPNGIRLIVQQETVSSTVSIVGEVRQEPALQVPAAKEGVDQVLEGLFQYGTTTLDRLAYQKALDDIAAQESAGASFSLDVLTEHFDRGVQLLADNEVNPALPAAAFPIARDQAAQAIKGQLDSPGYKQSRAIDTALLPPGDPALRESTPATVGALSLDDVKSYYGAAFRPDMTTIVVIGDVTPAQAEASVGKWFGSWTAQGPKPDIVLPAVPLNASSSSVVPDASRVQDAATLVENIAVTRSNPDYYALQVGNNVLGGGFYATRLYHDLREKAGLVYNVDNSFAVGKTRSTFSITFACDPPKVSQARAMIVRDVTAMQTAPVTDAELQQAKALLLRKLPLAEASEDAVANGLIARVGAGLPLDEPTRAANLYLAMTAAQVQAAFVKWVRLDGFVQVVLGPQPD, encoded by the coding sequence ATGAACCTTCGTCCTTTGTCGTTCGCTACCGCCTTCGCGGTGATCCTGTCGTGCTTCTTCGCACCAAGCGCCGCATTCGCCGAGACCGGCGTCACGCGAGCGACGTTGGCGAACGGCCTGCGCGTCATCGTCGTGCAGAATTCGCTCGCGCCCGTCGTCACGGTCATGGACAACTATCAGGTCGGCGCCGATGAGACTCCCGCCGGTTTCCCCGGCATGGCGCACGCGCAGGAGCACATGGCCTTCCGCGGATGCGCCGGCATCACGGCCGACCAGACCGCCGCCATCTTCGCACAATTGGGCGGCGACGGCGATGCCGACACGCAGCAGAATGTCACACAGTACTTCGAGACCGTTCCCGCGCAAGATCTCGGCGTCGCGCTCCACGTCGATTCGGCATGTATGCGCGACATCGTCGACGCGCAGGATCAATGGAATGAGGAAAGCGGTCCGATCCAGCAAGAGGTCGCCCAAGATCTCTCAAACCCGATCTACAAGTTTCTCACGCGGCTCAACGCGGATATGTTCGCGGGCACGCCGTACGCGCACGACGCGCTCGGCACGCGGCCGTCGTTCAACGCGACCACCGGCACGCTGCTCAAAAAGTTTTTCCGTCAATGGTACGGACCCAACAATGCCATACTCGTCATCGCAGGCGACGTCGATCCGCAAAGCACTCTCGCGATGGTTCGTTCGATGTACGGCGACATTCCGCGACGCGCCACGCCGGCGCGGCCCACGGTCACCCTTTCAGCGGTCAAAGCAGACACATTCGACCTGGACAGCGACCTCCCGGTCAAGCTCAGCGTCATCAGTTATCGCTTTCCGGGGACGTCGAGCCGGGATTACGCCGCAGCGCGAATACTTTCCGACGTTCTCGGCAGCCAGCGGGCCGACATCTACGCGCTCGGTCCGAGCGGCAAGGCGCTCAACGCCGGATTTCAGATGTTCGAATCCTATCCGAAGGCTTCGATCGGTGCCGCCGTCGCGGTGCTGGCGCCCGATGCGGATGCGAAGCCCATTGACGACCAGATCAAGTCGATCATCGCGCAATACGTGAAGGGCGGCCTGCCGCCGGAGCTCGTCGACGCCGCTAAGCGAAACGAGATCGCGAGCGCCGAATTCAACCGCACATCCATCGATGGCTTGGCCGGCGCGTGGTCGCAAGCCGTGGCCGCGGAAGGCCGGACGTCGCCCGACGAGGGCGTCGCCGCACTCGCCGCCGTCACATCGGCCGACGTCAACCGCGTTGCGCGCGTCTACCTCAAGGGTGCGGTCGTGGCGGCAAGTTTGAATCCAACACGATCGGGCGCCGCCACCGCACAATCTGGATTTGGCGGCAAGGAGATCACAACGGTCGCGCCGTCCAAACCCGTGGTGTTGCCCGATTGGGCGACGAACGCGCTTTCGTCACTTTCGGTCCCGCCGTCAACCTTGCATCCGTACGATACCACGTTGCCTAACGGCATTCGTCTCATCGTGCAGCAAGAAACCGTCAGCTCCACCGTGAGCATCGTCGGCGAGGTCCGTCAAGAGCCCGCGCTCCAAGTGCCGGCTGCTAAAGAAGGCGTGGATCAAGTGCTTGAAGGGTTGTTCCAATACGGCACCACCACGCTCGATCGCCTCGCGTACCAAAAGGCGCTGGATGACATCGCCGCTCAGGAGTCCGCGGGCGCATCGTTCAGTTTGGACGTGCTTACGGAGCATTTCGATCGCGGCGTGCAACTGCTCGCCGACAACGAAGTGAACCCCGCGCTGCCGGCGGCGGCGTTCCCAATCGCGCGCGATCAGGCGGCACAGGCCATCAAAGGTCAGCTCGACAGTCCGGGCTACAAACAATCGCGTGCCATCGACACGGCGCTGCTGCCGCCCGGCGACCCAGCGTTGCGAGAATCGACGCCGGCGACCGTCGGCGCGCTCTCGTTGGATGACGTGAAGAGCTACTACGGCGCCGCGTTCCGGCCCGACATGACCACCATCGTGGTCATCGGTGACGTCACCCCGGCGCAAGCCGAGGCGTCGGTCGGCAAGTGGTTCGGAAGTTGGACCGCGCAGGGCCCCAAGCCGGACATCGTATTGCCGGCCGTGCCGCTTAACGCTTCGTCTTCCTCCGTCGTGCCCGATGCGAGCCGCGTCCAAGACGCCGCCACGCTCGTCGAGAATATCGCCGTGACGCGGTCGAATCCCGACTACTACGCTTTGCAAGTGGGCAACAACGTTCTCGGCGGCGGCTTCTACGCCACGCGGCTCTATCACGATCTGCGCGAAAAGGCCGGGCTCGTCTACAACGTCGACAATTCGTTCGCGGTCGGCAAGACGCGCTCGACGTTCAGCATCACGTTCGCCTGCGACCCGCCGAAGGTCTCGCAAGCTCGTGCGATGATCGTTCGCGACGTGACCGCGATGCAGACCGCGCCGGTCACCGACGCGGAACTGCAGCAAGCCAAAGCGTTGCTGTTGCGCAAGCTGCCTCTCGCGGAAGCCAGTGAAGACGCCGTGGCAAACGGTCTGATCGCTCGCGTCGGCGCCGGCCTTCCGCTTGACGAGCCCACGCGTGCCGCCAACCTTTATCTTGCGATGACGGCGGCCCAGGTGCAAGCCGCATTTGTCAAATGGGTCCGGCTCGACGGCTTCGTCCAAGTGGTGCTCGGGCCGCAGCCCGACTAG
- a CDS encoding serine hydrolase domain-containing protein, with amino-acid sequence MKPVPEIKSEDARFSRALDILREGLGETYSAAVLHVRLGGQVVVEASIGLFAPGEPVIDAGAIFDLASLTKLYTGTALLVLNDRRALALDDPVVSICPDLDGPDVRRRKMTIRHLLTHASGLPAHVNFRDEVGAAAVIARVCATPLIAAPGDAVLYSDLGFMLAGDIVARVSGLPLHAAISTLVTGPLGARETRYLPDADASARIVCTEDDLWRGRLLRGEVHDENCWAMGGVAGHAGLFGPAADVAALGEVYRTHGESAAGRVISRAIAMLAVREHAAGDHERRGLGWALKADDAHSCGQRFSASSFGHTGYTGTSLWVDPDRELTVAFLTNRVHLTRDGASILRARGRLHDAIADSVDRISR; translated from the coding sequence GTGAAGCCCGTGCCCGAGATCAAGTCCGAAGACGCGCGTTTTTCGCGCGCCCTCGACATCCTGAGGGAGGGTCTCGGTGAGACGTACAGCGCTGCGGTGCTCCACGTGCGGCTCGGAGGCCAGGTCGTCGTCGAGGCGTCGATCGGTTTGTTCGCGCCGGGCGAACCGGTCATCGACGCGGGGGCCATTTTCGATCTCGCATCGCTGACGAAACTCTACACCGGCACGGCGTTGCTCGTGCTCAACGATCGCCGCGCGCTTGCCCTCGACGACCCGGTCGTTTCGATCTGTCCGGATCTCGACGGGCCCGACGTCAGGCGGCGGAAAATGACGATTCGTCATTTGCTCACGCACGCATCCGGCTTGCCGGCGCACGTCAATTTTCGTGACGAGGTCGGCGCTGCGGCCGTGATCGCCCGCGTCTGCGCGACGCCGCTGATCGCAGCGCCGGGCGATGCCGTCTTGTACAGCGATCTCGGATTCATGCTGGCAGGAGACATCGTGGCCCGTGTGAGCGGCCTGCCACTGCACGCCGCGATCTCGACACTGGTCACCGGACCGCTGGGCGCGCGCGAAACGCGTTATCTTCCCGATGCGGATGCGAGCGCACGAATCGTCTGCACAGAGGACGATCTTTGGCGCGGCCGCCTATTGCGCGGCGAAGTCCACGATGAGAACTGCTGGGCGATGGGCGGCGTCGCCGGTCATGCCGGGCTGTTCGGGCCGGCGGCAGACGTCGCGGCGCTTGGCGAAGTGTATCGCACGCATGGCGAATCTGCGGCCGGCCGCGTGATCTCGCGCGCGATCGCGATGCTCGCCGTGCGCGAACACGCCGCCGGCGACCACGAACGGCGCGGACTCGGCTGGGCTCTGAAGGCGGACGACGCCCACTCGTGCGGCCAGCGATTCTCGGCGTCATCGTTCGGCCATACCGGTTACACCGGCACGTCGCTTTGGGTCGATCCGGATCGCGAGCTCACCGTCGCTTTCTTGACGAATCGCGTTCACTTGACGCGCGACGGCGCCTCGATACTGCGCGCGCGCGGCCGGCTTCACGACGCGATCGCGGACAGCGTCGACCGCATCTCCCGGTAG
- a CDS encoding glycoside hydrolase family 3 N-terminal domain-containing protein: protein MVNTSLADRVGGMLMIGFDGTAIHEAPTDFIAGLSGTILFQRNLCDAVQSRALVDGLQAARHSGSPPLLVAVDQEGGSVSRIRPFGTPTPSAMALGASGDPNLTESIYGLIGEELATLGINLDIAPVADVIGDRRNTVIGIRSFGAQPEFVGQHVAAAIRGLHGTNVASAVKHFPGHGDTAVDSHFDLPVIGRDADALRAVALAPFRAAVAAGVDAVMIAHAVYPSLDPTNAPATFSRVVITGLLREELGYDGIVCTDCMQMKAVPTDGPPGMAAVRAVAAGADLVVFSSSLEEAKAAHAALRGAVLDGTLDEKQIERSLGRIDAARRAVHVRAADPAALERIGSSAHRAAAREASLRGITIVRDPQQLVPLRAAAGQRIMLVHFSGGAATQAEHTPQSTSTLGAALSAGPARIHEQVRGVDPAGHEYKQLLMAAGTATEIVCVTYRAAMHPLQARAVADLVLFGKPVIVVMAREPYDIDVLPAEASVIAAFGDDESTMSAVGDVLLGRAQPGGQQPATFADARS, encoded by the coding sequence GTGGTGAACACGTCGCTGGCGGACCGCGTGGGCGGAATGCTCATGATCGGCTTCGACGGCACAGCGATACATGAAGCGCCAACCGATTTTATTGCGGGCCTTAGCGGCACCATCCTTTTCCAGCGCAATTTGTGCGATGCGGTGCAATCGCGGGCGCTCGTCGACGGGCTCCAGGCAGCCCGGCATTCAGGTTCGCCGCCATTGCTTGTCGCGGTCGACCAAGAAGGCGGATCGGTGTCGCGAATTCGTCCGTTCGGAACGCCGACGCCGTCGGCGATGGCTCTTGGCGCGAGCGGCGATCCAAACCTCACCGAATCGATCTATGGCCTTATCGGCGAAGAACTCGCAACGCTTGGGATCAACCTGGATATTGCGCCCGTCGCCGATGTGATCGGCGACCGCCGCAACACGGTGATCGGAATCCGGTCGTTCGGCGCGCAGCCGGAGTTCGTCGGTCAGCATGTCGCGGCGGCGATCCGAGGATTACACGGGACGAACGTGGCGTCCGCAGTAAAGCATTTTCCAGGTCATGGCGACACGGCCGTCGATTCCCATTTCGACCTTCCGGTCATCGGGCGCGACGCCGATGCGTTGCGGGCGGTTGCGTTGGCGCCGTTTCGCGCAGCCGTCGCCGCCGGCGTCGACGCCGTGATGATCGCGCACGCCGTCTATCCGTCTCTCGATCCAACGAACGCGCCGGCCACGTTTTCGCGCGTCGTCATCACCGGGTTGCTGCGCGAAGAGCTTGGCTACGATGGCATCGTGTGCACGGACTGCATGCAGATGAAAGCGGTTCCAACGGACGGGCCGCCTGGCATGGCCGCCGTTCGAGCAGTCGCCGCGGGCGCCGACCTGGTCGTGTTTTCGAGTTCGCTCGAAGAAGCGAAGGCCGCGCACGCAGCGCTACGTGGCGCGGTGCTCGACGGCACGCTCGATGAGAAGCAGATCGAACGAAGCCTTGGGCGCATCGATGCCGCTCGACGCGCCGTCCATGTCCGCGCCGCCGATCCGGCCGCACTTGAACGGATCGGCTCATCTGCGCACCGCGCGGCAGCGCGTGAGGCTTCGCTGCGTGGGATCACAATCGTTCGCGATCCGCAACAGCTTGTGCCGCTGCGAGCCGCCGCGGGCCAGCGGATCATGCTCGTACACTTTTCCGGCGGCGCGGCGACGCAGGCGGAGCATACGCCGCAGAGCACGAGCACGCTTGGTGCGGCGCTCTCGGCCGGGCCGGCGCGCATCCACGAGCAAGTCCGCGGCGTCGATCCCGCAGGCCATGAATACAAGCAGTTGCTGATGGCGGCCGGAACGGCGACCGAGATCGTGTGCGTGACGTATCGTGCAGCGATGCACCCGCTGCAGGCGCGCGCCGTCGCCGATCTCGTCCTGTTCGGGAAGCCGGTGATCGTCGTCATGGCGCGCGAGCCGTACGATATCGATGTGCTCCCCGCCGAGGCATCGGTCATCGCTGCGTTCGGCGACGACGAATCGACGATGTCTGCCGTCGGAGATGTGCTGCTCGGCCGCGCGCAGCCGGGCGGCCAACAGCCTGCGACATTTGCGGATGCGCGCTCGTGA